A window from Pseudobutyrivibrio ruminis HUN009 encodes these proteins:
- a CDS encoding diguanylate cyclase domain-containing protein, translated as MVKSDFKDSLKKQMLTMTLVPVILLTVAIIVTSVSIVRASITNQIKDELIHDAELIGFVFDEFYVGDYRIEETGEEGEIEIYKGEQKLNGEDTLIATMSDFLDIDVSIFIEDTRILTTLHDDDGNSAMGTKAAAVVKNEVLKTGESVFYDNVVVYDKKSFAYYTALKDDKNKVIGMIAVCRSAEDVQEEVFKYVLPIIGICIVVAVFFGFIMVHEGNKLAGRIFKMDKYMNRLASGEFDFEMPRELIAKDDEIKHLATDGKRMAGALKKLVEYDALTELNNRRSADKKLEDIRVKAVEMGNKYCVCISDIDFFKKVNDTYGHEMGDVILKSVADKLKAGMVGKGFSARWGGEEFLLIFENRELDIAKRELSMIMDEVRTIYIPDTDRQITMSFGLTALVPGETTDETLKRADDNLYEAKETGRNQIICR; from the coding sequence ATGGTTAAAAGTGATTTTAAAGATAGTTTAAAAAAGCAGATGCTTACAATGACGCTGGTACCAGTAATCTTGCTTACCGTGGCAATTATTGTGACAAGCGTAAGTATTGTAAGAGCGTCAATCACTAATCAAATTAAAGACGAACTTATTCATGATGCAGAATTGATAGGCTTTGTTTTTGATGAATTTTATGTTGGCGATTATAGAATAGAAGAAACAGGCGAAGAAGGGGAAATAGAGATTTATAAGGGCGAACAAAAGCTCAATGGAGAAGACACTCTTATAGCAACCATGTCTGATTTTCTTGATATCGATGTATCTATTTTTATAGAGGACACTAGAATTCTTACAACGCTTCATGATGATGATGGTAACAGTGCTATGGGCACCAAGGCTGCAGCGGTTGTTAAAAATGAAGTTTTGAAAACTGGTGAAAGTGTATTCTATGATAATGTGGTTGTATATGATAAGAAGAGTTTTGCATACTATACAGCCTTAAAGGATGATAAAAATAAAGTCATTGGTATGATTGCTGTATGTCGTTCAGCGGAAGATGTTCAAGAAGAGGTTTTCAAATACGTTCTTCCTATTATTGGCATATGTATTGTGGTAGCAGTCTTCTTTGGATTCATTATGGTTCATGAAGGCAATAAGCTGGCAGGTAGAATTTTTAAAATGGACAAATACATGAACCGCCTTGCAAGTGGAGAATTTGATTTTGAAATGCCACGAGAACTCATAGCAAAAGATGATGAAATAAAGCATCTTGCCACAGATGGAAAACGCATGGCAGGGGCATTGAAAAAGCTTGTAGAATATGATGCTCTTACCGAGTTAAATAATCGTCGCTCCGCTGATAAGAAGCTTGAGGACATCAGAGTGAAGGCAGTAGAAATGGGAAACAAGTACTGCGTATGTATTTCAGATATAGATTTCTTTAAAAAGGTTAATGACACCTATGGACATGAAATGGGTGATGTGATTCTTAAATCAGTAGCAGACAAACTGAAGGCCGGCATGGTTGGCAAAGGTTTTTCAGCCCGCTGGGGTGGCGAGGAGTTCTTGCTTATTTTTGAAAACCGTGAGTTGGATATAGCAAAAAGAGAGCTTTCTATGATTATGGATGAGGTTCGCACTATTTATATTCCAGACACAGATCGTCAAATCACTATGAGCTTTGGCCTTACCGCCCTTGTCCCAGGTGAAACCACAGATGAAACCTTGAAGCGCGCCGATGACAATCTATATGAAGCCAAGGAAACAGGCCGTAATCAGATTATATGTAGGTAG
- a CDS encoding ABC transporter permease subunit — MKTRRKLDPNTVLIFITIGLFIFMYIVGCLIYQDKGFGNLQTFLNILINNAGLICVTCGMTCVMLTGGIDISVGSVIAMDCMLLVYGMTEWHMGAVPMVILVLVIGLVFGAVQGFLVGYLEIQPFIVTMAGMFFGRGMTAVICSGQISITEADNPVFYAWANSKINLPEFLGKVNKHGKVVVPYMRPTVVIALVVLVLIFLMLKYTKFGRNLYAVGGNQTSATMMGLNVKKTRMLSHILSSFLCSIGGILYCLNTMSGSVNQAKGLEMDAIASAVIGGTLLTGGVGNVIGSLFGVLINGTITVLVNTNGKLLSSWANIATAALLCIFIILQSVFALVKARRNK; from the coding sequence ATGAAGACGAGAAGAAAATTAGATCCAAATACAGTTTTAATATTTATCACAATCGGCCTCTTCATATTTATGTATATTGTAGGCTGCCTGATTTATCAGGATAAAGGTTTTGGAAACTTACAGACATTCCTAAACATCCTTATCAACAATGCTGGTCTTATCTGCGTAACCTGTGGAATGACATGTGTTATGTTGACAGGTGGAATTGATATTTCAGTTGGTTCAGTTATCGCCATGGACTGTATGCTACTTGTTTATGGTATGACAGAATGGCACATGGGTGCTGTTCCAATGGTAATTCTTGTTCTTGTAATTGGCCTTGTATTTGGCGCAGTTCAGGGATTTTTGGTTGGATATCTAGAGATTCAGCCATTCATTGTAACCATGGCAGGAATGTTCTTTGGAAGAGGTATGACAGCAGTTATCTGCTCAGGCCAGATTTCTATTACAGAGGCTGACAACCCAGTATTCTATGCATGGGCAAACTCAAAAATCAATCTTCCAGAGTTCCTTGGAAAGGTTAATAAACATGGTAAGGTAGTTGTTCCTTACATGAGACCAACAGTTGTTATTGCCCTTGTTGTACTTGTACTTATCTTCTTGATGTTAAAGTACACAAAGTTTGGACGTAATCTTTATGCTGTTGGTGGCAACCAGACATCAGCAACAATGATGGGCTTGAATGTTAAAAAGACAAGAATGCTTTCACACATTCTTTCATCATTCCTTTGCTCGATCGGTGGTATTCTCTACTGCTTGAACACAATGTCAGGTTCAGTTAACCAGGCAAAGGGCCTTGAAATGGATGCTATTGCATCAGCCGTTATTGGTGGAACACTTCTTACAGGTGGTGTAGGAAACGTAATCGGTTCACTCTTCGGTGTTCTCATCAACGGTACAATTACAGTACTAGTTAATACAAACGGAAAGCTCCTTTCTAGCTGGGCAAACATAGCAACGGCAGCACTCCTTTGTATTTTCATAATCCTTCAGTCGGTATTTGCCTTAGTTAAGGCACGCCGCAATAAGTAA
- a CDS encoding ABC transporter permease: MENFKKLTKQPLFLPIFCMILVLLINLIKSPAFFSIKIQDGVLFGRLIDILNRGSEIAILAVGQTLVVAVSAGTDISVGSVMSLSACSCCMLLAGYGNNSVNELMVPMGVGMLFGVLMGGVCGAMNGALVSKLKIQPMVATLILYTAARAIGLLLCNNQITYIRYEPYKYLGNFLPGCPIPTPVFVAALVILIVTILLKKTALGLYIQSVGINSRAARISGINSDVICFICYLVCGICAGIAGIVASSRIYSADSNNIGLNYELDAILAVALGGNSLGGGKFNLAGSIIGAYTIQAITTTLLAMGVSTDKAPVFKAIIVIIIVVVQAPAFKAYMAARKAQKAHIKEAA; the protein is encoded by the coding sequence ATGGAAAACTTTAAGAAATTAACAAAACAACCACTATTCCTACCAATCTTCTGTATGATTTTGGTTTTGCTTATCAACTTGATTAAGAGCCCTGCATTCTTTTCAATCAAGATACAGGATGGTGTTTTGTTTGGACGTTTAATTGATATTTTGAATCGTGGTTCAGAAATCGCAATTCTTGCAGTAGGACAGACACTTGTAGTTGCAGTTTCTGCAGGTACTGATATTTCCGTTGGTTCAGTAATGTCATTATCAGCATGTAGCTGCTGTATGTTACTTGCAGGATATGGAAACAACTCAGTAAATGAGCTGATGGTTCCAATGGGAGTCGGAATGCTTTTTGGTGTACTTATGGGTGGTGTCTGCGGTGCAATGAACGGTGCCCTGGTATCCAAACTAAAGATACAACCAATGGTTGCAACATTGATTTTATATACGGCGGCACGAGCAATCGGTTTGTTACTTTGCAACAACCAGATTACGTATATACGATATGAGCCTTACAAATATTTAGGTAACTTCCTTCCGGGATGTCCAATACCTACACCAGTATTTGTGGCAGCTTTAGTAATCTTAATTGTAACTATACTTTTGAAAAAGACAGCACTTGGTCTTTATATCCAGTCAGTTGGTATCAACAGCAGAGCAGCTAGAATTTCTGGTATCAACTCAGATGTAATTTGCTTTATTTGCTACCTTGTTTGTGGTATCTGTGCTGGTATCGCAGGTATTGTAGCTTCATCAAGAATCTACTCAGCAGATTCAAACAACATTGGTCTTAACTACGAATTGGATGCCATCCTTGCAGTAGCACTTGGTGGCAACTCACTTGGCGGTGGTAAATTTAACCTTGCTGGTTCAATCATTGGTGCATACACAATCCAGGCAATCACAACAACACTTCTTGCTATGGGTGTTTCAACTGATAAGGCTCCAGTGTTTAAGGCAATCATCGTTATCATAATCGTAGTAGTGCAGGCTCCTGCATTCAAAGCCTACATGGCAGCAAGGAAGGCCCAGAAGGCTCACATAAAGGAGGCAGCATAA